A genomic segment from Magnetofaba australis IT-1 encodes:
- a CDS encoding type II toxin-antitoxin system death-on-curing family toxin — protein sequence MADPVWLLKKTVLAIHQRQLAEHGGPEGLRDEGLLDSALARPHNLMAYSDTPPTLARLAAAYAFGIARNHPFVDGNKRVAYVTCLLFLRLNGLTLQASAADKYQTFMRLADGNLSEEEFAQWLESSLSPLT from the coding sequence ATGGCCGATCCGGTTTGGCTTCTCAAGAAAACCGTCCTGGCCATCCATCAACGGCAACTGGCGGAACACGGAGGTCCCGAGGGGTTGCGTGACGAAGGGCTGTTGGACTCCGCCTTGGCTCGTCCCCACAATCTCATGGCCTATTCCGACACGCCTCCGACCCTGGCAAGACTGGCGGCGGCCTACGCCTTTGGCATTGCCCGCAACCATCCCTTCGTCGATGGCAACAAGCGGGTCGCCTATGTGACCTGCCTGCTGTTCCTGCGCTTGAACGGCCTGACGCTCCAGGCCTCCGCTGCCGACAAGTACCAGACCTTCATGCGGCTGGCAGACGGCAACCTGTCCGAGGAGGAGTTCGCCCAATGGCTGGAATCCTCCCTGTCTCCGCTGACCTGA
- a CDS encoding lysozyme, protein MRHITEEGLNLIKRFEGFSPTVYICPAGWPTIGYGHVVRQGETFEEPISRLDAEVLLKQDVAWAEQAVLRLVDTPLSDGQFDALVSFTFNLGSGALQRSTLRRKVNREEHEDVPREFLRWVWAGGRKLKGLIRRREAEGLLYQSA, encoded by the coding sequence ATGCGCCACATCACCGAAGAGGGGCTGAACCTGATCAAGCGGTTCGAGGGGTTCAGCCCGACCGTCTACATCTGTCCCGCCGGCTGGCCCACCATCGGCTATGGGCATGTCGTTCGCCAGGGAGAAACGTTCGAGGAACCCATCTCCCGTCTTGATGCGGAGGTACTGCTCAAACAGGACGTGGCCTGGGCCGAACAGGCGGTCTTGCGCTTGGTCGACACCCCTCTGTCGGATGGCCAGTTCGACGCCCTGGTCTCCTTCACCTTCAACCTGGGTTCCGGGGCCTTGCAGCGCTCCACGCTCCGCCGCAAGGTCAACCGGGAAGAGCACGAGGATGTCCCCCGCGAATTCCTGCGCTGGGTCTGGGCCGGGGGGCGGAAATTGAAGGGGCTGATCCGCCGCCGTGAGGCGGAAGGCCTGCTGTACCAGTCCGCCTGA
- a CDS encoding DUF2924 domain-containing protein, translating into MTVLAEIAGLPKKSTQELNQLWRSLFEADPPQAGKHYLVRRLAWRIQELAHGGLSQTAETILDGLARGEAVQKPISTLRADTALPAPGARLIREWKGVEHVVTILEVGFEYQGRKYRSLSGVAKAITGTHWSGPLFFGLRKGGKP; encoded by the coding sequence ATGACGGTGCTTGCAGAAATCGCTGGGCTGCCGAAAAAATCCACCCAGGAACTCAACCAACTCTGGCGCAGCCTGTTCGAAGCCGACCCGCCCCAAGCCGGGAAGCACTACCTGGTCCGGCGTCTGGCGTGGCGCATCCAGGAGCTGGCCCATGGCGGGCTGTCCCAGACGGCGGAAACCATCCTCGATGGCCTGGCCAGGGGGGAGGCGGTTCAAAAGCCGATCAGCACCCTGCGCGCCGACACGGCCCTGCCTGCCCCAGGGGCGCGGTTGATCCGTGAATGGAAGGGCGTCGAGCATGTGGTGACAATCCTGGAGGTGGGCTTCGAATACCAGGGCCGGAAATACCGCAGCCTGTCCGGCGTGGCCAAGGCCATCACCGGCACCCACTGGTCGGGGCCGCTGTTCTTCGGCCTGCGGAAGGGTGGCAAGCCATGA
- a CDS encoding AbrB/MazE/SpoVT family DNA-binding domain-containing protein, whose protein sequence is MTTLKLIAVGNSTGVVLPKELLARLRVEKGDSLFAVETPEGIELTAYDPEFARQMDVAEEIMREDRDVLKKLGS, encoded by the coding sequence ATGACGACCCTGAAGCTGATCGCCGTGGGCAATTCCACCGGCGTGGTGTTGCCCAAGGAACTCCTGGCCCGGTTGCGGGTGGAAAAGGGAGATTCCCTGTTTGCCGTCGAGACCCCCGAGGGGATCGAGCTGACCGCCTACGATCCCGAGTTCGCCCGGCAGATGGATGTGGCCGAGGAGATCATGCGCGAGGATCGCGACGTGCTGAAAAAATTGGGAAGCTGA
- a CDS encoding efflux RND transporter permease subunit: MMPERLNWPGRLARAFVASRLTPLMAVAILLFGVIGLTFTPREENPQIIVPAAEVAIAFPGHSPTEVEHLLLSPLEAELAAIDGVKNIHGVALDGAAQVMVEFRVGQDPERSLVRLYDRVLGYSLPPGAGEPRIRRIDVDDVPVFTVTLASASHDDHALRRMAQRVLERLRSTPGVGRGRIVGGRSREVRIETTPERLQASGMTLNGLVAALGAADHYRPIDHRVHVGENHSLRLSSRLASVQDVARIVVGRFDGGLVRVEDIADVVDGPTEEPDSLTRFLYGAADSRSIEMDGAGMAAVTVAIAKRPGVNAVDLTAALRQRLATMEKGFLPPGVHQEITRDDGHKADRTVTILVEHLFIAIGAVTLVLWLFLGFRAAAMVAITIPLVFAVVMGMDLLAGPTLNRITLYALILALGMLVDDAIVVAENTHRHFHGLPLKATNEQRIAAAVTATHEIGNPTTLATFTVVLVFLSLTLVSGMLGQYFMPITFNVPVAMIASLIIAYSMMPWLARGFMKTDGGEAGESHGWLERGYRGFMLHLLNHGVTRWLVYLGIFGLLVLALLQPAWQFVRPQGIAGEVSPLGIPLAFLPKDDKNTFLVHIHLPETTPLEITDRAAREVEALLRVHPEVRNLQTHVGFPAVIDFNGQLKGSGGNIGPQFAEVRVNLTDKGSRDRTSIEIVQALREPVARIAARYPGGIIQLVEDPPGPPVRATVLAELYGPDIDRLERLGKRVVEAFRNTWDMAEVWASMPFDVKEYRFSLRRNRIAMAGLTAAQVGDALTMMLAGGTLAHLHPGEEREPVPIRLHIPRRHRVDPDMLERAFIDGPEGRRIPLSELVDVSMTSVPRPIHHKNGERVVLVGGELAASAPVYAVLDLDRRLDGMKLEQGEILETGNLRFNPVRPEILEGYRLLWEGELRLTLDAFRDMGLALGMALAAVFFLLVGYYRRFRLPILAMTVVPLAFIGVFPGHWLLGQSFSAASMVGVIALAGVVVRNSLLIIDFAREYRKKGFEPDASALEAGAVRLRPILLTTLAIVLGTAIMVPDPVFGGLAIALIFGSVSSALFGLVVVPLLYRAWNLKT, encoded by the coding sequence ATGATGCCGGAGCGTCTCAACTGGCCGGGCCGTTTGGCGCGGGCCTTTGTCGCTTCACGTCTGACCCCTCTGATGGCTGTGGCGATACTGCTGTTTGGCGTGATCGGCCTGACCTTCACGCCACGGGAGGAAAACCCCCAGATCATCGTCCCCGCCGCCGAGGTGGCCATCGCATTCCCCGGCCATTCCCCCACCGAGGTTGAACACCTGCTGCTCTCCCCTCTGGAAGCCGAACTGGCGGCTATCGATGGGGTGAAGAATATCCACGGGGTCGCCCTCGATGGCGCGGCCCAGGTGATGGTGGAATTCCGCGTGGGACAGGATCCTGAGAGGTCTCTGGTCCGCCTCTATGACCGAGTGCTGGGCTACTCTTTGCCCCCCGGAGCGGGAGAGCCGCGCATCCGGCGTATCGACGTGGACGATGTTCCGGTCTTCACCGTAACGCTGGCCTCGGCATCCCATGACGACCATGCCTTGCGCCGCATGGCCCAGCGAGTCTTGGAACGGTTGCGGTCAACCCCCGGCGTCGGGCGTGGCCGGATCGTCGGCGGGCGCAGTCGTGAGGTGCGGATTGAAACCACGCCGGAGCGCCTGCAGGCATCCGGCATGACGCTGAATGGACTGGTGGCGGCCCTGGGGGCTGCGGATCACTATCGACCCATTGATCATCGAGTCCATGTTGGGGAAAACCATTCACTGCGGCTGTCGTCCCGCCTGGCCTCAGTCCAAGATGTGGCGCGGATCGTTGTGGGCCGGTTCGATGGCGGTCTGGTTCGGGTGGAAGATATCGCTGATGTAGTGGATGGTCCCACTGAAGAGCCTGACAGCTTGACCCGTTTCCTTTACGGCGCTGCGGACAGCCGTTCGATTGAGATGGATGGTGCGGGCATGGCGGCCGTCACGGTGGCCATCGCCAAACGCCCCGGAGTCAATGCGGTGGACCTGACCGCCGCGTTGCGCCAGCGGCTGGCCACTATGGAAAAAGGGTTCCTGCCCCCCGGGGTGCATCAGGAGATCACCCGGGACGATGGCCACAAAGCGGACCGGACTGTGACCATCCTGGTGGAACATCTCTTCATCGCCATCGGCGCGGTGACCCTGGTGCTCTGGCTGTTTTTGGGATTCCGAGCAGCGGCCATGGTGGCCATCACCATTCCGCTGGTTTTCGCCGTGGTGATGGGAATGGACCTGCTGGCGGGGCCGACGCTCAACCGCATCACCCTCTACGCCCTGATCCTGGCCCTGGGCATGCTGGTGGATGACGCCATCGTGGTAGCGGAAAACACCCACAGGCACTTCCATGGCCTACCTCTGAAAGCCACCAACGAGCAGCGCATCGCGGCGGCGGTCACCGCCACCCACGAGATCGGCAACCCCACCACGCTGGCCACCTTCACCGTGGTGCTGGTCTTTCTTTCCCTGACCCTGGTCAGTGGCATGCTGGGGCAGTATTTCATGCCCATCACCTTCAACGTGCCGGTGGCGATGATCGCCTCCCTGATCATCGCCTACAGCATGATGCCATGGCTTGCCCGGGGGTTCATGAAGACCGATGGTGGGGAGGCCGGGGAAAGCCACGGCTGGTTGGAGCGGGGCTATCGTGGCTTCATGCTGCATCTGTTGAACCATGGGGTGACACGCTGGCTGGTCTACCTGGGCATCTTCGGCCTGTTGGTGCTGGCCCTGTTGCAACCGGCCTGGCAGTTCGTGCGGCCCCAGGGGATTGCCGGGGAAGTCTCCCCTCTGGGAATTCCTCTGGCCTTTCTGCCCAAAGATGACAAAAACACCTTCCTGGTGCATATCCATCTTCCGGAAACTACGCCACTGGAAATCACCGACCGGGCGGCCCGGGAGGTGGAAGCACTACTGCGGGTTCATCCAGAGGTGCGCAACCTCCAGACCCATGTTGGTTTTCCTGCGGTGATTGACTTCAATGGCCAGCTCAAGGGAAGCGGCGGCAATATCGGGCCACAATTTGCTGAGGTCCGGGTCAACCTGACCGACAAGGGGAGCCGGGACCGCACCTCCATCGAAATCGTTCAGGCGCTGCGGGAGCCGGTGGCCCGCATTGCGGCCCGTTACCCCGGAGGCATCATTCAACTGGTGGAGGATCCCCCCGGCCCCCCCGTGCGGGCGACGGTGCTGGCGGAACTGTACGGCCCGGATATCGACCGGTTGGAACGGCTGGGAAAACGGGTGGTGGAGGCATTCCGGAACACATGGGACATGGCCGAGGTGTGGGCCAGCATGCCGTTCGATGTCAAGGAGTACCGCTTTTCCCTGCGCCGTAACCGGATCGCCATGGCCGGTTTGACTGCCGCTCAGGTGGGTGATGCCCTGACTATGATGTTGGCGGGAGGAACCCTGGCCCATCTGCACCCGGGCGAAGAACGCGAGCCGGTGCCGATCCGTTTGCATATTCCCCGGCGGCATCGTGTTGACCCCGATATGCTGGAGCGGGCCTTTATCGATGGGCCGGAGGGTCGGCGCATTCCCCTATCCGAACTGGTGGACGTGTCCATGACAAGCGTGCCACGCCCCATCCATCACAAGAACGGAGAGCGCGTGGTTCTGGTGGGGGGGGAGCTGGCCGCCTCGGCCCCGGTCTACGCGGTGCTGGATCTGGACCGTCGTCTGGATGGCATGAAGTTGGAACAGGGTGAAATCCTTGAAACGGGCAATCTGCGCTTCAACCCCGTCCGCCCCGAGATTCTCGAAGGCTACCGTTTGTTGTGGGAGGGTGAACTGCGCCTGACGCTGGATGCTTTCCGGGACATGGGACTTGCTCTCGGCATGGCGTTGGCGGCGGTCTTTTTTCTGTTGGTGGGCTATTACCGCCGGTTTCGGCTCCCCATTCTGGCCATGACGGTGGTGCCACTGGCCTTCATCGGCGTTTTTCCCGGCCATTGGTTGCTGGGGCAATCCTTTTCCGCCGCCTCCATGGTGGGGGTGATCGCCCTGGCCGGCGTGGTGGTGCGCAACTCCCTGTTGATCATCGATTTCGCCCGGGAGTATCGCAAAAAGGGGTTTGAGCCGGACGCTTCTGCCCTGGAAGCAGGAGCCGTTCGTCTGCGGCCCATTTTGTTGACCACCCTGGCCATCGTTCTGGGGACCGCCATCATGGTGCCGGATCCGGTTTTCGGCGGCTTGGCCATCGCCCTGATTTTTGGCTCGGTCAGCTCAGCGTTGTTTGGATTGGTGGTGGTGCCTTTGCTCTATCGGGCTTGGAATCTCAAAACCTAG
- a CDS encoding phage tail tape measure protein: MASTQAALEFVIRANDDDLRASIARMESDFRRGVQGMASAAQSQAQRINQALSGIQGFRDLKRQIGETESQWQAATREVARLARELRETETPTRAMAREFERAKRNAGGLKDQLEAQREALHRMRGSLREAGVDTARLGESQERLQREMRAATREVQEQSRVARAFGTLGVRSMRDVENEVQRLENAYRELSRSGRVSAADLNRAHQQMQRRVRDLRGEMNGLDRSLGGMAGSVRGLVAAYAGFESIRVASGFIKDSILTYARFDDVMRQVGATSGATKQELADLTELAKRMGSSTRFSASQAAEGLKAMSLAGLSASQQMQALPRVLELAAAGSVDLETAAGIATAAMAQFGLQAEDLTQVNDILVTAFTNSATDIQGLGLALQYAGPVAKAAGNSFQETATVLALLAKNGFSGEKAGTALRAAYARLLNPVDKAREAINRLGLQTRDAAGQLLPMTQILRNLKASGADAASMIEIFGVEAAPALMAAVGMSSAAFEELVAKFDQVGGVAGRVATEMEAGMGGSLRSLESAWEGVKIAVGEAIEQHGSLNLKELTAVINENKDAIVELALAGVDLAAMLAKIAIEVGQFLLEWKDVIAVLGTVALTVKAVSTATKVLMAVQTAQWFIASSQAASAFVAVLGAQGLAGALALARTRLLALLSTNVAGFFTTGATGVQGMLAVLGRAGLVGAAAAAVGSLGYLAYQWWQTKKAEDAAAESGKLAAETQDRLAARLKEISAQLGINIPDMATFNRLQKEGGIIADEAAGGWRLSARAAAEGMREQHREAQATAQQMQQLTQQREAAQRNLAALEKQLADEQKRLAREALAEKIRTAEQSVQAAERAVQQSLEAEKRLAAEIQAIEEKKRSARMSTEDKIRALLERNMSDREKEASRAAAASQKLAEAQRILAQSNLSEQDIKWAESLARGAQDAFASLENTSTAIRGVQDAGNVLDSLYQRQEQAARQALGSQQKETASLTQQLELAKQTVAALKAEMDAIPEKATKAVELQAQVEQAQASLAAIEAQLAGIRDKTVTVTVRTVEAHAGGGVVGLARGGRLPGYGGGDRIPALLEAGEIVIRKERSRVFRDLLLAINSAPMETIRRILPDVPRFQEGGLVGALQIPAIPSLALAGGGMVSPPIEGMVRLDLTMNGRPAASITSPRQQVRQLVDALKELQRGTF, encoded by the coding sequence ATGGCCAGCACCCAGGCGGCGTTGGAATTCGTTATCCGCGCCAACGATGACGATCTGCGCGCCAGCATCGCCCGCATGGAATCCGACTTCCGGCGCGGCGTCCAGGGCATGGCCAGCGCCGCCCAGTCCCAGGCGCAGAGGATCAATCAGGCCCTCTCCGGCATCCAGGGCTTCCGGGATCTCAAACGGCAGATCGGCGAGACCGAATCCCAGTGGCAGGCGGCTACCCGCGAGGTGGCCCGCCTTGCCCGGGAATTGAGGGAGACGGAAACCCCCACCCGGGCGATGGCCCGGGAGTTCGAACGAGCCAAGCGCAACGCCGGCGGGCTGAAGGATCAGCTGGAGGCCCAGCGGGAGGCGCTGCACCGCATGCGCGGCTCCCTCCGCGAGGCCGGGGTCGATACTGCCCGCCTGGGCGAAAGCCAGGAGCGCCTGCAGCGGGAGATGCGCGCTGCCACCCGGGAGGTGCAGGAACAGTCCCGGGTAGCTCGTGCCTTCGGAACTCTCGGCGTGCGTTCCATGCGCGACGTGGAAAACGAGGTCCAGCGGCTGGAGAACGCCTATCGGGAGTTGTCCCGCTCGGGCCGGGTTTCCGCCGCCGATCTGAACCGCGCCCACCAGCAGATGCAGCGCCGGGTGCGGGATCTGCGCGGAGAGATGAACGGCCTGGATCGCTCCCTTGGAGGCATGGCCGGATCGGTGCGCGGGCTGGTGGCTGCCTATGCCGGGTTCGAGTCGATCCGCGTCGCTTCCGGCTTCATCAAGGATTCCATTCTCACCTATGCCCGCTTCGATGACGTGATGCGGCAGGTGGGGGCCACCTCCGGGGCCACCAAACAGGAGCTGGCCGACCTCACCGAACTGGCCAAGCGGATGGGTTCGTCCACCCGGTTCTCTGCCAGTCAGGCCGCCGAGGGGCTGAAGGCCATGTCGTTGGCGGGGCTCTCTGCTTCCCAGCAGATGCAGGCCTTGCCCCGGGTGCTGGAGTTGGCCGCCGCTGGCTCCGTCGATCTGGAAACCGCCGCCGGCATCGCCACAGCCGCCATGGCCCAGTTCGGGTTGCAGGCCGAGGACCTCACCCAGGTCAACGACATTCTGGTGACCGCCTTCACCAACTCCGCCACCGACATCCAGGGGCTGGGGTTGGCGCTGCAATACGCCGGTCCCGTGGCCAAGGCCGCCGGTAACAGCTTTCAGGAGACGGCCACCGTCCTGGCGCTGCTGGCCAAGAATGGCTTTTCCGGGGAGAAGGCCGGCACTGCTTTGCGCGCTGCCTACGCCCGGCTCTTGAATCCGGTGGACAAGGCCCGGGAGGCGATCAACCGCCTGGGCCTGCAAACCCGGGACGCCGCCGGTCAGTTGCTGCCCATGACCCAGATCCTCCGCAACCTAAAAGCCTCCGGTGCGGACGCCGCCTCCATGATCGAGATATTCGGCGTGGAGGCCGCCCCGGCCCTGATGGCCGCCGTGGGGATGTCGTCGGCGGCCTTCGAGGAACTGGTGGCGAAGTTCGATCAGGTCGGCGGTGTCGCTGGCCGCGTCGCCACCGAGATGGAGGCAGGTATGGGCGGTTCCCTGCGCTCCCTGGAGTCCGCCTGGGAGGGAGTGAAAATCGCCGTCGGCGAAGCCATCGAACAGCACGGTTCCCTCAATCTGAAAGAACTCACCGCCGTCATCAACGAGAACAAGGACGCCATCGTCGAACTGGCCCTGGCCGGTGTGGATCTGGCCGCCATGCTGGCGAAGATCGCCATAGAGGTGGGGCAGTTCCTGCTGGAATGGAAGGATGTCATCGCCGTTTTGGGCACGGTGGCCCTGACCGTGAAGGCGGTCTCCACGGCCACCAAGGTGCTGATGGCGGTGCAGACCGCCCAATGGTTCATCGCCAGCAGTCAGGCGGCATCGGCCTTCGTGGCGGTGCTGGGGGCTCAGGGGCTGGCCGGGGCGCTGGCCCTGGCGCGCACCCGACTGTTAGCGCTGCTCTCCACCAACGTGGCCGGTTTCTTCACCACCGGGGCCACCGGCGTGCAAGGAATGTTGGCGGTGCTGGGCCGGGCGGGACTGGTGGGCGCGGCAGCGGCCGCCGTGGGCTCCCTGGGGTATCTGGCCTACCAGTGGTGGCAGACCAAGAAGGCCGAGGACGCCGCCGCCGAATCGGGCAAGCTCGCTGCCGAAACCCAGGACCGGCTGGCTGCCCGCCTCAAGGAGATCTCCGCCCAGCTCGGGATCAACATCCCGGACATGGCCACCTTCAACCGGCTGCAGAAGGAAGGGGGCATCATCGCCGACGAGGCCGCCGGCGGGTGGAGGCTCTCCGCCCGGGCCGCCGCCGAAGGAATGCGCGAGCAGCATCGGGAGGCGCAGGCCACCGCCCAGCAGATGCAGCAGCTCACCCAGCAGCGGGAAGCGGCACAGCGCAATCTGGCGGCCCTCGAAAAGCAACTGGCCGACGAACAGAAGCGCCTGGCCCGGGAGGCATTGGCGGAAAAAATCCGCACCGCCGAGCAGTCGGTGCAGGCCGCCGAGCGCGCCGTCCAGCAGAGCCTGGAGGCGGAGAAGCGACTGGCCGCCGAAATCCAGGCCATCGAGGAGAAGAAACGCTCGGCCCGCATGTCCACCGAGGACAAGATCCGGGCGCTGCTGGAACGGAACATGTCGGACCGGGAGAAGGAAGCATCCCGCGCGGCGGCGGCCTCCCAGAAGCTGGCCGAGGCCCAGCGCATCCTGGCCCAATCCAACCTCTCCGAGCAGGACATCAAGTGGGCCGAGTCCCTGGCCCGTGGGGCGCAGGACGCCTTCGCCAGCCTGGAGAATACCTCCACCGCCATCCGGGGCGTGCAGGATGCCGGCAACGTGTTGGACAGCCTCTACCAGCGCCAGGAGCAGGCAGCCCGGCAGGCGCTGGGGTCACAGCAGAAGGAAACCGCTTCGCTGACTCAGCAACTGGAGCTGGCGAAGCAGACCGTTGCGGCCCTCAAAGCCGAGATGGACGCCATCCCGGAGAAGGCCACCAAGGCGGTGGAACTCCAGGCACAGGTGGAACAGGCACAAGCATCACTTGCCGCCATCGAAGCGCAACTGGCCGGCATCCGCGACAAGACCGTCACCGTGACGGTGCGCACCGTGGAGGCCCATGCAGGCGGTGGCGTGGTGGGGCTCGCTCGGGGTGGTCGGCTCCCAGGTTATGGCGGCGGCGACCGCATCCCGGCGCTGCTGGAGGCCGGCGAGATCGTCATCCGCAAGGAGCGCTCTCGGGTGTTCCGGGATCTGCTGCTGGCCATCAACTCCGCCCCCATGGAGACGATACGCCGGATTCTGCCGGACGTGCCCCGGTTCCAGGAGGGCGGACTGGTGGGCGCGCTGCAGATTCCCGCAATCCCCTCCCTGGCCCTGGCCGGCGGCGGGATGGTCTCGCCGCCCATCGAGGGGATGGTCCGGCTGGACCTGACCATGAACGGGCGTCCTGCCGCCTCCATCACCAGCCCGCGCCAGCAGGTGCGGCAACTGGTGGACGCCTTGAAAGAACTGCAGAGGGGAACGTTCTGA
- a CDS encoding phage tail terminator protein: protein MDDYLSAEPLIVARLKEQIRDARIHSSWGVPAIRENHDLPPSVIVFLEEDAPGAVADTGSSQKVEQTWLCLVVVRDAETESGTLVSQVIRAMAGWKPAGSPFSAFKRVKSAYAPDYSPNGVFYFPLAFATSFVFSASK from the coding sequence ATGGACGATTACCTGTCCGCAGAACCCCTGATCGTGGCCCGTCTCAAGGAGCAGATCCGGGATGCCCGGATTCACTCTTCCTGGGGAGTGCCGGCGATCCGGGAGAACCACGACCTGCCGCCGTCGGTGATCGTCTTCCTGGAGGAGGACGCCCCCGGCGCGGTGGCGGACACCGGTTCCAGCCAGAAGGTGGAACAAACCTGGCTCTGCCTCGTGGTGGTCCGGGACGCGGAGACGGAATCCGGAACCCTCGTCAGCCAGGTAATCCGGGCCATGGCGGGGTGGAAGCCCGCCGGATCTCCATTCTCTGCCTTCAAGCGGGTGAAGTCGGCCTATGCGCCGGATTACTCCCCCAACGGCGTCTTCTATTTCCCGCTGGCCTTCGCCACCAGCTTCGTCTTCAGCGCTTCGAAGTGA
- a CDS encoding recombinase family protein, which produces MSRKTAIDTTAKVPCAVYTRKSTDEGLDQEFNSLEAQREACLAYITSQKAEGWIPVSDHYDDPAYSGGNTNRPALKRLMADIESGKVKCVVVYKIDRLSRSLADFTRLMETFERHGITFTSVTQSFNTATSMGRLTLNILLSFAQFERETTADRIRDKYAASRQKGLWMGGHPPLGYDIRSRELVINRDESEQVRYIFRRFAECGSPTQVVRDLRAAGIQNKSWTTASGVHRPGKPIHKAALYRILKNRVYLGEATYKGESFPGRHKPIITQELWDRVHGLIDEHRRDRTTLPRGQTPFPLKGLVRCGHCDMAMKPTHSRKKGQIQYRYYICINAARAGHDQCRLPSVPAAELERLVLDHVRRLIQTPEVVAKALQQVKRNGAKRPDRTVIKQLTSLDPVWEELFPLEQNRLLKLLVESMVVTTTGIDLRLRVDGLGALVDELVNEEERNVA; this is translated from the coding sequence ATGAGCCGCAAAACCGCCATCGACACCACGGCCAAGGTTCCCTGCGCCGTCTACACCCGCAAATCCACCGACGAGGGGCTGGACCAGGAGTTCAACTCCCTGGAGGCGCAACGGGAAGCCTGTCTGGCGTACATCACCAGCCAGAAGGCGGAAGGGTGGATTCCGGTTTCCGACCACTACGACGATCCGGCCTATTCCGGCGGCAACACCAACCGCCCGGCGTTGAAACGCCTCATGGCTGACATCGAGTCCGGCAAGGTGAAATGCGTGGTAGTCTACAAGATCGACCGGCTTTCCCGCTCCCTGGCCGATTTCACCCGGCTGATGGAGACCTTCGAGCGCCACGGCATCACCTTCACCAGCGTCACCCAGTCGTTCAACACCGCCACCTCCATGGGGCGGCTGACGCTGAACATTCTTTTGAGTTTTGCCCAGTTCGAAAGAGAGACCACGGCAGACCGCATCCGCGACAAGTATGCCGCATCCCGCCAGAAGGGCCTCTGGATGGGCGGCCACCCCCCGTTGGGATACGACATCCGCAGCAGGGAACTGGTGATCAATCGGGATGAATCCGAACAGGTGCGCTACATCTTCCGCCGCTTCGCCGAGTGCGGATCGCCGACCCAGGTGGTGCGGGATCTGCGCGCCGCCGGCATCCAGAACAAAAGCTGGACCACGGCTTCCGGGGTGCATCGTCCGGGCAAGCCGATCCACAAGGCGGCGCTGTACCGCATCCTCAAGAACCGGGTCTACCTGGGGGAGGCGACCTACAAGGGGGAGTCGTTCCCCGGCAGACACAAGCCCATCATCACCCAGGAGCTTTGGGATCGGGTCCACGGCCTCATCGATGAGCACCGGCGGGACCGGACGACATTGCCCAGGGGGCAGACGCCGTTTCCCCTCAAGGGGCTGGTGCGCTGCGGCCACTGCGACATGGCCATGAAACCGACCCACTCCCGCAAGAAGGGGCAGATCCAGTACCGCTATTACATCTGCATCAACGCCGCCCGGGCCGGTCACGACCAATGCCGGCTGCCCAGCGTGCCGGCGGCGGAGTTGGAGCGGCTGGTTCTGGACCATGTCCGCCGGCTCATTCAGACGCCGGAAGTGGTCGCCAAAGCCCTTCAGCAGGTCAAGCGGAACGGCGCGAAGCGCCCGGATCGCACGGTCATCAAGCAACTGACCAGCCTGGATCCGGTGTGGGAGGAGCTTTTCCCCTTGGAGCAGAATCGGCTGCTCAAACTGCTGGTGGAATCCATGGTGGTCACCACCACCGGCATCGACCTGCGCCTGCGGGTGGACGGCCTGGGTGCGCTGGTGGATGAACTGGTCAACGAGGAAGAGAGGAACGTGGCATGA